One segment of Thermoanaerobaculia bacterium DNA contains the following:
- a CDS encoding FG-GAP repeat protein, which translates to MNGAAVPNYPVAGDLVESGEHFGAALAVGDFNGDLIDDLATGIPFDDGVADIEQNIGAVIVQFGAVGIGLALPAESLLLSQEIGPDLSIDNERFGAALAVGDFNHDFIDDLAVGVPGNVVGGLAIGGVQVYYGSTSPEVFDGGTLLTIGGAAGDSIGAALATGDFNEDNFDDLAVGIPGQASSAGAVFVIYGSAAGLTSGGQLLQQNNPDIEDVGEANDKFGFALAAGDFNANGKSDLVVGIPNENGSGAIQIFFGTTAANGLDLVNDTFWTQNSVAGTSEPNDKFGFALATGDFDDDGRSDLAIGSPGETLGLSNEITDSGSVAVLYGTPGGVSFDLARTQAWSQGGVFGLETAEAGDRFGESLAVGDFNGDGHHDLMVGHPQEDLSGTNNGAVTVLLGGVSAFSASRSRVLAAGVEGLPGTAQSHSNYGQAAASGDFDWDWKSDLVIGAPFYDASLLLPDSGMQFVIYGCTFCDGFEDQGNTYWSAATP; encoded by the coding sequence GTGAATGGCGCAGCCGTCCCGAACTACCCGGTCGCAGGCGATCTGGTCGAGAGCGGAGAGCATTTCGGGGCCGCCCTGGCGGTCGGCGACTTCAACGGCGATCTCATCGACGACCTGGCGACGGGTATCCCCTTCGACGACGGCGTCGCCGATATTGAACAGAACATCGGCGCGGTGATCGTCCAGTTCGGCGCCGTGGGTATCGGGCTCGCCCTTCCGGCCGAGAGTCTCCTTCTTTCCCAGGAGATCGGGCCCGACCTGTCGATCGACAACGAGCGTTTCGGAGCTGCGCTCGCGGTCGGCGACTTCAACCACGATTTCATCGACGACCTCGCCGTCGGCGTCCCGGGAAACGTCGTCGGGGGCCTTGCCATCGGCGGCGTGCAGGTCTACTACGGCTCGACGAGCCCGGAGGTCTTCGACGGCGGAACCCTGCTCACGATCGGCGGCGCGGCGGGTGACAGCATCGGCGCCGCGCTCGCCACCGGAGATTTCAACGAGGACAACTTCGACGACCTCGCCGTCGGCATTCCCGGCCAGGCGAGCTCTGCCGGCGCGGTGTTCGTCATCTACGGCAGTGCGGCGGGCCTGACGAGCGGCGGCCAGCTCTTGCAACAGAACAACCCGGACATCGAGGACGTCGGCGAAGCGAACGACAAGTTCGGCTTCGCACTCGCCGCAGGCGACTTCAACGCCAATGGGAAGTCGGATCTGGTCGTCGGGATCCCGAACGAGAACGGCAGCGGTGCGATCCAGATCTTCTTCGGCACGACCGCCGCGAACGGTCTCGACCTGGTGAACGACACCTTCTGGACGCAGAACTCGGTCGCCGGCACGAGCGAGCCCAACGACAAGTTCGGCTTCGCCCTGGCGACCGGCGACTTCGATGACGATGGCCGGTCGGATCTGGCGATCGGCTCGCCGGGCGAAACGCTCGGGTTGTCGAACGAGATCACCGATTCGGGCTCGGTCGCCGTACTCTACGGCACCCCCGGGGGCGTCTCCTTCGATCTCGCGCGCACCCAGGCCTGGAGCCAGGGGGGAGTGTTCGGACTCGAAACCGCGGAGGCCGGCGACCGCTTCGGCGAGTCGTTGGCGGTGGGCGACTTCAACGGCGACGGACACCACGACCTCATGGTGGGCCATCCGCAGGAGGACCTCTCCGGCACGAACAACGGCGCGGTCACCGTCCTTCTGGGTGGCGTCTCCGCCTTCTCGGCGAGTCGCAGTCGCGTCCTCGCCGCCGGAGTCGAGGGTCTCCCCGGAACCGCGCAGTCGCACTCCAACTACGGTCAGGCGGCGGCTTCGGGCGACTTCGACTGGGACTGGAAGTCCGACCTCGTGATCGGCGCACCGTTTTACGACGCCAGCCTCCTCCTGCCGGACTCCGGCATGCAGTTCGTCATCTATGGCTGCACATTCTGCGACGGCTTCGAAGACCAGGGGAACACCTACTGGTCGGCCGCCACCCCTTGA
- a CDS encoding FG-GAP repeat protein, protein MNVPTATIRGEDSGAAASGLAMALTLASLLAPPLSAASVSVGLSPVRSQLVQTFPFGSGGPDPGDGFGMTLASGDFNGDGIADLASGVPFDAVDFGSGTVAGAGSVYVHLGAPGAGLASASGWFRLSQASGANTPAEEEQFGFALAAGDFDNDGFDDLAVGVPRDVQGGVAKGGVQVFFGSADPAVFGPGVVLGIGGSANDYIGLELTAGHFDDDNYEDLAVGIPGRDAVAGAVFVMYGGSGGLGPGGQFLQQSNPDIEDNGEPDDRFGWALAAHDWNGDGRDDLAVGVPLENGYGAVQLFFGGENGLDLVHDILWTQNSIAGTSEPGDFFGSALTTGDFDGDGYGDLVIGSYGEDFGLAEEITDAGTVAAVFGDPAGFDLARTVAWGQGGFIGLDVAEPNDLFGYSMTTGDFDHDGFDDLIVSHPGEAWSQTGDGAVTALLGGANPFQQSRSRLFAPGHEGVPGSTSQPGTFGAALAAGDFDGDHYADLVIGVPSYGADPKGAEIVLYGGLAADGFDTGNATYWSAVTP, encoded by the coding sequence ATGAACGTACCTACAGCCACGATTCGAGGCGAGGACTCGGGCGCCGCGGCGAGCGGCCTCGCCATGGCCCTCACCCTTGCGAGCCTGCTGGCGCCCCCTCTCTCTGCGGCTTCGGTCAGCGTCGGCCTCTCGCCGGTTCGCAGCCAGCTGGTCCAGACGTTCCCGTTCGGATCGGGCGGTCCCGATCCCGGAGACGGCTTCGGAATGACCCTCGCGAGCGGCGACTTCAACGGCGACGGCATCGCGGACCTCGCCAGCGGAGTGCCTTTCGACGCCGTCGATTTCGGATCGGGAACCGTCGCGGGTGCGGGCTCGGTCTACGTTCATTTGGGCGCCCCCGGTGCTGGCCTCGCTTCGGCGAGCGGCTGGTTCCGGCTGTCGCAGGCCTCCGGAGCGAACACCCCGGCCGAGGAGGAGCAGTTCGGCTTCGCCCTCGCCGCCGGCGACTTCGACAACGACGGCTTCGACGACCTCGCTGTCGGCGTGCCGCGCGACGTCCAGGGTGGAGTGGCGAAGGGAGGCGTACAGGTCTTCTTCGGCTCCGCCGATCCGGCGGTCTTCGGGCCGGGCGTCGTCCTCGGAATCGGTGGGTCGGCGAACGACTACATCGGGCTGGAACTCACCGCGGGCCATTTCGACGACGACAACTACGAGGATCTCGCAGTGGGAATTCCAGGGAGAGACGCGGTCGCCGGCGCCGTCTTCGTGATGTACGGCGGGAGCGGCGGGCTGGGCCCCGGCGGCCAGTTCCTGCAGCAGAGCAATCCGGATATCGAAGACAACGGGGAACCGGATGACCGCTTCGGCTGGGCTCTCGCGGCGCACGACTGGAACGGCGACGGCCGCGACGATCTCGCGGTGGGCGTGCCGCTGGAGAACGGCTACGGCGCCGTGCAGCTCTTCTTCGGCGGCGAGAACGGACTCGATCTCGTGCACGACATCCTGTGGACCCAGAACAGCATCGCGGGCACCAGCGAGCCCGGCGACTTCTTCGGGTCGGCGCTCACGACGGGGGACTTCGATGGCGACGGCTACGGCGACCTCGTCATCGGCTCGTACGGCGAGGACTTCGGGCTCGCCGAAGAGATCACGGATGCCGGAACGGTCGCCGCCGTGTTCGGCGACCCGGCCGGCTTCGACCTCGCGCGCACCGTCGCCTGGGGCCAGGGCGGCTTCATCGGTCTCGATGTCGCCGAGCCGAACGACCTATTCGGCTACTCGATGACGACCGGTGATTTCGACCACGACGGCTTCGACGACCTGATCGTCAGCCATCCCGGAGAGGCCTGGAGCCAGACGGGAGACGGCGCCGTCACCGCGCTTCTCGGAGGCGCCAACCCCTTTCAGCAGAGTCGCAGCCGGCTCTTCGCCCCCGGCCACGAGGGCGTTCCGGGATCGACCAGCCAGCCCGGCACCTTCGGCGCCGCGCTGGCGGCGGGCGATTTCGATGGCGACCACTATGCGGATCTGGTGATCGGCGTGCCGAGCTACGGCGCCGATCCA